The Pan troglodytes isolate AG18354 chromosome 17, NHGRI_mPanTro3-v2.0_pri, whole genome shotgun sequence genome includes a region encoding these proteins:
- the AKAIN1 gene encoding A-kinase anchor protein inhibitor 1 isoform X2, protein MVFAPGEKPGNEPEEVKLQNASKQIVQNAILQAVQQVSQESQRREERISDNRDHIQLAVGELTKKNEKK, encoded by the coding sequence GTGAGAAACCTGGAAATGAGCCTGAAGAGGTGAAGCTGCAGAATGCCAGCAAACAGATTGTGCAGAATGCAATCCTGCAAGCTGTGCAGCAAGTCTCCCAGGAGAGTCAGCGCAGAGAAGAGAGAATCAGTGACAACCGGGACCACATCCAACTGGCCGTTGGGGAGTTAACCAAGAAGAACGAAAAGAAGTAA